A genomic stretch from Pseudomonas mendocina includes:
- a CDS encoding chromosome partitioning protein ParA, translating into MGLKKKPQMVEAVLFFNEQGGIGKQMMFTEFEALLDGVVNIAEFADQQKKVAYVLITPRLLVKSVVCFYLDFDEDGAPDRGWNIPLQLLADKAQFGPDLGGGPIRLVSRDNCSVSSHHHFLWEPDFAAQKNELVLLAEAVKRNSLGILVEEEPRGTQAALNIAGTKDDTQLRLDRDQRMKNAELLKQQRQLLETLTREHEAELGRLKDELQQQSAGFHQQIARLQSELSQQQAENAALRVQIAELQAESAAQAARFQASRKEMGDQLRSLEQDARQETEQLRMQFERVMQDKLDKLQAQHKEQLSIRDVEMAYLHEQDGHNQQEIKRLTEANTQLLTQGGLRYLEGLNALGVMFVVYHPGAGHLTIPIQDIAHYQDNPMAYAASKCFVSEEQYRLWVEHYQQPTCIAVMANGERCAIPLDRVDVPGRFIAGESNCCSRHKTGARLRSAG; encoded by the coding sequence ATGGGGCTGAAAAAGAAACCTCAGATGGTCGAGGCGGTTTTGTTCTTCAATGAGCAGGGCGGCATCGGCAAGCAGATGATGTTCACCGAGTTCGAAGCATTGCTGGATGGCGTGGTGAACATTGCAGAGTTTGCTGATCAGCAAAAAAAAGTGGCGTATGTCCTGATCACGCCGCGTTTGTTGGTTAAGTCTGTGGTCTGTTTCTATCTCGATTTTGATGAAGATGGCGCGCCGGACCGGGGCTGGAACATTCCTCTGCAACTGCTTGCGGATAAAGCCCAGTTTGGCCCTGATTTAGGTGGCGGCCCTATACGCCTTGTATCCCGTGATAACTGCTCAGTTAGCAGTCATCACCATTTTCTTTGGGAGCCTGATTTTGCGGCGCAAAAAAATGAGTTGGTGCTGCTAGCGGAGGCCGTCAAGCGCAACTCGCTGGGTATTCTGGTTGAGGAGGAGCCCCGGGGCACTCAGGCTGCCTTGAATATCGCTGGCACTAAAGACGATACACAGCTCCGGCTAGACCGTGACCAGCGGATGAAAAACGCCGAGCTGCTAAAGCAGCAACGTCAGCTTCTGGAAACATTGACCCGGGAGCACGAGGCAGAGTTGGGGCGCCTCAAGGACGAGCTACAGCAACAGAGTGCGGGTTTTCACCAACAGATCGCCCGCCTGCAAAGTGAGCTGTCACAGCAGCAGGCTGAAAATGCTGCATTACGGGTGCAGATTGCCGAGTTGCAGGCTGAATCTGCGGCGCAGGCTGCGCGTTTTCAGGCCAGTCGAAAGGAAATGGGCGACCAGTTACGTAGCCTTGAACAGGATGCGCGTCAGGAAACTGAGCAATTGCGGATGCAGTTTGAGCGGGTAATGCAGGATAAATTGGACAAGCTGCAAGCTCAGCATAAAGAGCAACTGTCCATTCGTGATGTTGAGATGGCTTATCTGCATGAGCAGGATGGTCATAACCAGCAGGAAATTAAGCGCCTGACAGAGGCTAATACACAGCTGTTAACCCAAGGTGGACTGCGCTACCTGGAAGGGCTTAATGCATTGGGTGTGATGTTTGTGGTGTATCACCCCGGAGCTGGGCATTTGACGATACCGATACAGGACATTGCTCATTATCAGGACAACCCGATGGCGTACGCAGCGAGCAAATGTTTTGTCAGCGAAGAGCAATATCGCTTGTGGGTCGAGCACTACCAGCAGCCCACTTGCATTGCTGTTATGGCCAATGGTGAACGCTGCGCTATCCCGCTGGATCGGGTGGATGTACCTGGACGGTTTATCGCGGGTGAGTCCAATTGTTGTTCTCGCCACAAGACAGGTGCGCGTCTGCGCAGTGCAGGCTGA
- a CDS encoding nuclear transport factor 2 family protein, translating to MSCELQLQPAAAASLARWHQFVEQKDLSGLPGLLHPQAVFRSPVAYKPYSGAPVVSLILNTVIKVFVDFTYHRELVTVDGLSVVLEFSAKVAGRDLKGIDLIRFDEEGKIVEFEVMVRPMSGLQALGEEMGRRLAPFLSAGKPDSN from the coding sequence ATGAGCTGTGAATTGCAATTGCAGCCCGCTGCTGCCGCAAGTCTGGCCCGCTGGCATCAGTTCGTTGAGCAAAAAGACCTGAGCGGTTTGCCGGGGTTGTTGCATCCACAGGCTGTTTTTCGTTCGCCTGTCGCGTACAAGCCTTATAGCGGAGCCCCTGTGGTTTCGCTGATTCTAAATACCGTGATTAAGGTGTTTGTCGATTTTACTTATCACCGTGAGTTGGTCACAGTGGATGGGTTAAGTGTGGTGCTGGAGTTTAGTGCCAAGGTCGCAGGGCGTGACTTAAAGGGTATCGACCTGATCCGTTTCGATGAGGAAGGCAAGATTGTTGAGTTTGAAGTGATGGTACGCCCAATGAGTGGCTTGCAAGCGTTGGGGGAGGAGATGGGGCGTAGGTTGGCACCGTTTCTTTCGGCCGGGAAACCTGATTCAAATTAA
- a CDS encoding NADPH-dependent 2,4-dienoyl-CoA reductase, whose protein sequence is MTAYPNLLAPLDLGFTTLRNRTLMGSMHTGLEERPDGFERMAAYFAERARGGVGLMVTGGIGPNVEGGVYSGAAKLTTPEEADKHRIVTRAVHEAGGKICMQILHAGRYAYSPKSVAPSAIQAPINPFKPKELDEEGIEKQIADFVTCATLAQQAEYDGVEVMGSEGYFINQFLVAHTNHRTDRWGGSYENRMRLPVEIVRRVREAVGPNFIIIYRLSMLDLIEGGSTWDEIVMLAKAIEKAGATIINTGIGWHEARIPTIATKVPRAAFTKVTAKLRGEVSIPLITTNRINTPEVAEQVLAEGDADMVSMARPFLADPEFVNKAAAGRADEINTCIGCNQACLDHTFGGKLTSCLVNPRACHETELNYIPTTQVKKIAVVGAGPAGLSAATVAAERGHSVVLFDAASEIGGQFNVAKRVPGKEEFCETLRYFKNKLKSTGVDVRLNTRVSADDLVKGGYDEIILATGIVPRTPAIPGIESEKVISYLDAILERKPVGQKVAVIGAGGIGFDVSEFITHQGESTSLDRDAFWKEWGIDKALNARGGVAGVKADVHPAARQVFLLQRKKSKVGDGLGKTTGWIHRTGLKNKNVQMLNSVEYLKIDEAGLHIRIAEGEPQVLPVDTVIVCAGQDPLRDLHGGLVNAGQSVHLIGGADVAAELDAKRAINQGSRLAATL, encoded by the coding sequence ATGACTGCTTACCCTAATTTGTTGGCCCCGCTGGACCTCGGCTTCACCACGCTGCGCAACCGTACTCTGATGGGTTCCATGCACACAGGGCTGGAGGAAAGGCCAGATGGCTTCGAGCGTATGGCAGCCTATTTTGCTGAGCGTGCCCGTGGTGGTGTTGGCCTGATGGTGACGGGCGGAATTGGACCGAACGTGGAGGGCGGTGTGTACTCCGGCGCAGCCAAGCTGACAACGCCGGAGGAGGCCGACAAGCACCGTATCGTGACCCGTGCCGTGCACGAAGCGGGCGGTAAAATCTGCATGCAGATTCTTCATGCTGGCCGTTATGCCTACAGCCCGAAGTCGGTAGCACCGAGCGCCATTCAGGCGCCGATCAACCCGTTTAAACCCAAAGAACTGGACGAAGAGGGCATCGAGAAGCAGATCGCCGATTTTGTGACCTGCGCAACGCTGGCCCAGCAGGCTGAGTATGACGGCGTTGAGGTGATGGGGTCGGAAGGTTATTTCATTAACCAATTCCTGGTTGCGCACACCAACCACCGTACTGATCGTTGGGGTGGTTCTTACGAAAACCGTATGCGCCTGCCTGTGGAGATCGTGCGCCGTGTGCGTGAGGCGGTGGGGCCGAACTTCATCATCATCTATCGGCTGTCCATGCTCGATCTGATCGAGGGCGGCAGTACCTGGGATGAAATCGTGATGCTGGCCAAGGCGATTGAAAAGGCCGGTGCCACCATTATTAACACCGGTATCGGCTGGCATGAAGCGCGCATCCCGACCATCGCCACCAAGGTGCCGCGTGCGGCCTTTACTAAGGTCACTGCCAAACTGCGTGGTGAGGTGAGCATCCCGCTGATTACCACCAACCGTATCAACACCCCGGAAGTGGCTGAGCAAGTGCTGGCTGAAGGGGATGCGGACATGGTGTCGATGGCCCGACCATTTCTGGCTGATCCTGAATTCGTCAACAAGGCGGCTGCTGGTCGGGCGGACGAAATCAATACTTGCATCGGCTGTAACCAGGCCTGCTTGGATCACACCTTTGGCGGCAAGCTGACCAGTTGCTTGGTTAACCCCCGTGCCTGCCATGAGACTGAGTTGAATTACATCCCCACCACTCAGGTGAAAAAGATAGCCGTGGTAGGTGCAGGCCCTGCGGGGTTGTCGGCAGCCACTGTAGCGGCAGAGCGCGGCCATAGTGTTGTGCTGTTTGATGCTGCCAGTGAGATCGGCGGGCAGTTCAATGTCGCCAAGCGCGTACCGGGCAAGGAAGAATTTTGCGAGACGCTGCGTTACTTCAAGAACAAGCTGAAATCCACGGGCGTGGATGTGCGCCTGAACACCCGCGTCAGTGCGGATGATCTGGTTAAGGGCGGTTATGACGAGATCATTCTGGCAACGGGTATCGTGCCGCGCACACCAGCAATTCCCGGTATCGAGAGTGAGAAGGTGATCAGCTATTTGGATGCGATCCTTGAGCGTAAACCGGTAGGACAGAAGGTCGCGGTGATTGGCGCAGGCGGTATTGGTTTTGACGTCTCCGAGTTCATTACCCACCAAGGCGAGTCCACCAGCCTCGACCGCGATGCGTTCTGGAAAGAATGGGGTATCGACAAGGCATTGAATGCGCGTGGTGGCGTTGCGGGCGTTAAAGCAGACGTTCATCCGGCGGCTCGTCAGGTGTTCTTGCTGCAACGTAAGAAAAGCAAAGTCGGCGATGGACTTGGCAAAACCACCGGTTGGATTCACCGCACTGGCCTGAAGAACAAGAACGTGCAGATGCTCAACTCGGTCGAGTACTTGAAGATTGATGAGGCTGGTTTGCACATTCGTATAGCTGAAGGCGAGCCTCAGGTATTGCCGGTGGATACGGTAATCGTGTGTGCGGGCCAGGATCCGCTACGCGATCTGCATGGTGGGTTGGTGAATGCTGGCCAAAGTGTGCACCTGATTGGCGGTGCTGATGTGGCAGCTGAGCTGGATGCTAAGCGTGCGATCAATCAGGGCTCGCGCCTGGCAGCAACTCTGTAA
- a CDS encoding AraC family transcriptional regulator, with amino-acid sequence MNKARIRLGNLSVGFVYGLADAMKQCGYAPEPMLEAYGLDASRLAEPRARLSIPRFMRLGHSAIQQCNEPALGLLMGQHARLSQLGLAGVTAAQAPTVREAARTIIRFEPLYAANYRGQSSFHEDTRGAWLRFYSISPYNAYNRFVVDSVLSGWLHHLSKLAQQPIEVDKVQIEFAEPDYAERYSSLLNCPVEFSASHNQLRLSQQALNLRNPEHCPGTWAHLLEICEKELEQLTRTRNLSERITHLLGALLQGREPDLEEVATRLHLPPWTLRRRLAEEGTQFRTLLNDTRRDLAVAYIRDTELSFGEIAYLLGFASAEAFQRAFKRWNQQTPGEYRREQRRTP; translated from the coding sequence ATGAACAAGGCCCGGATCAGACTCGGCAACTTATCAGTGGGCTTTGTCTACGGGCTAGCCGATGCCATGAAGCAGTGCGGCTATGCTCCGGAGCCTATGCTTGAAGCCTACGGACTGGATGCAAGTCGACTGGCCGAACCTAGAGCTCGACTGTCGATCCCGCGCTTTATGCGCTTGGGGCACAGCGCTATCCAACAGTGCAACGAACCGGCGCTTGGGCTGCTGATGGGCCAGCATGCGCGCCTGAGCCAACTTGGGCTGGCAGGCGTTACCGCAGCCCAAGCGCCCACGGTACGCGAAGCCGCGCGAACGATCATTCGCTTTGAGCCGCTGTATGCTGCCAACTACCGCGGTCAATCCAGTTTTCACGAGGACACACGGGGTGCCTGGCTGCGCTTCTATTCCATCAGCCCTTACAACGCCTACAACCGTTTTGTGGTTGACTCTGTGCTCTCCGGGTGGCTGCACCACCTGAGTAAATTGGCGCAGCAGCCAATCGAAGTCGACAAGGTGCAGATTGAGTTTGCAGAGCCAGATTATGCTGAGCGCTATAGCAGCCTGCTTAACTGCCCGGTGGAGTTTTCAGCCAGTCACAACCAGCTTCGCCTGAGCCAACAGGCACTCAACCTGCGCAACCCAGAGCATTGCCCGGGTACATGGGCTCATCTTTTGGAGATATGCGAAAAGGAACTGGAACAACTGACACGCACACGCAACCTCAGCGAACGCATCACACACTTGCTGGGAGCGCTATTGCAGGGCCGCGAGCCCGACTTAGAGGAAGTCGCCACACGCTTGCACCTACCACCTTGGACACTGCGCCGTAGGCTGGCAGAAGAAGGCACACAGTTCCGCACCTTGCTTAATGACACGCGCAGAGACTTGGCGGTCGCCTACATCCGCGATACCGAACTCAGTTTTGGGGAGATTGCCTACTTGCTGGGTTTTGCCTCAGCCGAGGCGTTTCAACGGGCCTTCAAACGCTGGAACCAGCAGACCCCGGGTGAATACCGACGCGAACAGCGCCGAACCCCATAA
- a CDS encoding type II secretion system protein M, which yields MSILAKTQGLTRQFENSQLLQRWRTLAPREQVALGGLLMFLVLVLLYLALWQPAQKHVQQAKLAFESQRDLHAYMQANAERAKAAINVPQVAVDPARLQGLVTSTAAAQGLMVERVDSDGSGVVQVNLRPAPFAQLLRWFTLLQEQGVGIAEAGLNRGDDNLVTARLSLRVAN from the coding sequence ATGAGCATATTAGCGAAGACCCAAGGGCTAACCCGCCAGTTTGAAAACTCCCAGTTACTGCAACGCTGGCGCACCTTGGCGCCCCGTGAACAGGTTGCATTGGGTGGATTACTCATGTTTCTGGTGTTGGTACTGCTGTATCTGGCGCTTTGGCAGCCTGCCCAGAAGCATGTCCAGCAGGCTAAGCTGGCGTTTGAGTCGCAGCGTGATTTGCATGCCTATATGCAAGCCAATGCCGAGCGGGCCAAAGCGGCCATAAACGTTCCGCAAGTAGCCGTTGACCCTGCGCGTCTCCAAGGCCTGGTTACCTCTACCGCCGCTGCTCAGGGGTTAATGGTTGAACGCGTCGACAGTGATGGCAGCGGTGTCGTCCAAGTGAACCTGCGTCCAGCTCCTTTTGCCCAATTGCTACGCTGGTTTACCCTGCTGCAGGAACAAGGTGTGGGGATTGCCGAGGCTGGGCTGAATCGGGGGGATGACAATCTTGTTACGGCTCGACTGAGTTTGCGAGTGGCTAACTAA
- the gspL gene encoding type II secretion system protein GspL, translating to MNTRIFLPPEACAEVNAELLVWLVTAETSEALSFAEAQSRISGSWTLVLPVEVVTACAVNLPTRKARWLRQALPFAVEDILADDVELMHLALGEQLADGRHRVYAVRKNWLAGWLSACTHAPQAIAVDADLLPHEGCSLLMRNDRCLLGGESAARLAFSLQDWEHLGALVAQPVRAWHEEDVTVPADIEQRESLADSYRWLAQQPLRNNLAQGEFAVQSSNGQWQRFKPVAAVVILLLAMQWVFNLAQGWHLQRQADVYAEASEALYRELFPDDTRLVNVRAQFDHHLQGATEGGQSRMLNLLSQVSVALNQSGRRVEIAQVDFSEVRGDLAMQVVASGFADLEQLREHLQSSGLSVQLGSATREGEGVSARVVVGG from the coding sequence ATGAATACTCGTATCTTTCTGCCGCCAGAGGCGTGTGCGGAGGTAAACGCAGAACTGCTGGTTTGGTTAGTGACTGCCGAGACCAGTGAAGCCCTTAGCTTTGCCGAAGCGCAGTCACGCATAAGTGGCAGTTGGACGTTGGTGTTACCGGTGGAGGTAGTGACCGCGTGCGCCGTCAACCTGCCTACCCGCAAAGCGCGCTGGTTACGCCAAGCGTTGCCGTTTGCCGTGGAGGACATTCTGGCTGATGACGTAGAGCTGATGCACCTGGCGTTGGGGGAGCAATTGGCAGATGGGCGTCATCGTGTATATGCCGTTCGCAAAAATTGGTTGGCTGGTTGGTTGAGTGCCTGCACGCATGCGCCCCAAGCGATAGCAGTGGATGCTGACCTGTTACCGCACGAAGGTTGTAGCCTGTTGATGCGTAATGATCGATGCCTACTTGGCGGTGAAAGCGCCGCCCGGCTCGCGTTCAGCCTGCAAGACTGGGAGCACTTGGGAGCGCTTGTTGCTCAGCCCGTTCGGGCATGGCATGAAGAAGATGTGACTGTTCCGGCAGATATAGAACAGCGCGAATCGCTGGCTGATTCCTACCGGTGGTTAGCGCAGCAGCCGCTGCGCAACAATCTTGCCCAAGGTGAGTTTGCGGTGCAGAGCAGCAATGGCCAATGGCAGCGGTTTAAGCCTGTGGCGGCGGTGGTAATCCTATTGCTGGCCATGCAATGGGTGTTCAATCTCGCCCAGGGGTGGCACCTGCAGCGTCAGGCGGATGTCTATGCCGAAGCCAGTGAGGCGTTGTATCGGGAGTTATTTCCGGATGATACCCGCTTGGTGAATGTCCGGGCGCAGTTCGATCACCATCTTCAGGGAGCAACAGAGGGCGGTCAGTCTCGTATGCTCAATCTGCTTAGTCAGGTCAGTGTGGCGCTCAATCAGAGTGGTAGACGGGTTGAGATTGCTCAGGTCGATTTTAGTGAGGTGCGGGGAGACTTAGCCATGCAGGTTGTAGCCAGTGGTTTTGCTGATCTGGAGCAGTTGCGTGAGCACTTACAAAGCAGTGGTTTAAGTGTGCAGCTAGGCTCCGCCACGCGTGAAGGTGAGGGGGTAAGTGCAAGGGTGGTGGTCGGAGGATGA
- the gspK gene encoding type II secretion system minor pseudopilin GspK: MKRQQGMALITVLLVVAVVTVISAGIIARQQVSIRSSGNQLHVRQALHYAMGGEILAKAILQRDLSQGNPREPVDHLAERWARPNKPFALDEGGQLQMQIIDLSSRFNINSLVRNGQPNQPAVAQFRRLLLTLQIDAPYAERLIDWIDADDQPSGGFGAEDNQYLLDPPAYRAANREFADVSELRLILDMTPEDYQRLQLYVTALPADAPLNVNTASARVLTTLADGISFSTAQGLVAARGAEGFPNIKAFEAQVGGMKLQSQRLDVGSRYFQVITDVTVGDRRQVLRSNLYRGADGKVYVLSRDLGQGALMPVVVEEEQQ; the protein is encoded by the coding sequence ATGAAACGGCAGCAGGGTATGGCCCTGATCACCGTGTTGTTGGTAGTGGCTGTCGTGACAGTAATTAGCGCCGGCATCATCGCACGTCAGCAGGTGTCGATCCGCAGCAGCGGTAACCAACTCCATGTGCGCCAAGCCCTGCATTACGCGATGGGCGGTGAAATTTTGGCGAAAGCCATACTGCAACGCGACCTCAGCCAGGGAAATCCGCGAGAGCCGGTCGATCACCTTGCTGAGCGCTGGGCCCGGCCCAATAAGCCGTTTGCATTGGACGAGGGAGGGCAGCTGCAAATGCAGATTATCGACCTGTCCAGTCGCTTCAATATCAACAGCCTGGTACGCAATGGGCAGCCGAACCAGCCCGCTGTGGCGCAATTCCGCCGGTTGCTGCTAACCCTGCAAATTGATGCGCCCTATGCTGAGCGGCTGATTGATTGGATCGACGCGGATGACCAGCCCTCCGGTGGATTCGGCGCCGAAGACAACCAGTATCTACTGGACCCGCCTGCTTATCGTGCGGCCAATCGCGAATTTGCTGATGTCTCCGAATTGCGCTTGATTTTGGATATGACACCGGAGGACTACCAGCGCTTACAGCTGTATGTCACTGCGTTGCCAGCGGATGCCCCCTTGAACGTCAATACGGCCAGTGCCCGGGTACTGACGACGCTTGCGGATGGCATTTCTTTCAGTACGGCGCAGGGGCTAGTGGCGGCTAGGGGGGCAGAGGGGTTCCCCAATATAAAAGCATTTGAAGCCCAAGTGGGCGGTATGAAATTGCAAAGCCAGCGTCTGGATGTGGGTAGTCGTTATTTTCAGGTGATTACGGATGTGACCGTCGGTGATCGTCGCCAGGTATTGCGCAGCAACCTGTATCGGGGCGCTGATGGCAAGGTATACGTACTAAGCAGGGATTTGGGGCAGGGGGCGTTAATGCCAGTGGTCGTTGAGGAAGAGCAACAATGA
- the gspJ gene encoding type II secretion system minor pseudopilin GspJ, whose protein sequence is MRRVQGFTLLELLIAIAIFALLGLATYRMLDSVMQTDKVTRAHEAQLRELLRGMAAFERDVVQVIARPVRDPFGESRAALIGEDLNGAVIELTRSGWRNPLEQPRSNLQRVRWQLSGEQWQRRYWTVLDQAQDSQPQIQQALTGVTEVRLRYMDKDHNWQETWPPPNSSTQESLTLLPQAIELRLQHERYGELYRLIRLPEGIPEKARQAGGTPPDEESGEAQPEVPQT, encoded by the coding sequence ATGAGGCGTGTACAAGGTTTTACCTTGCTGGAGCTGCTGATAGCCATAGCCATCTTTGCGCTGCTGGGGCTGGCGACTTACCGCATGCTCGACAGCGTGATGCAGACCGATAAGGTTACCCGCGCCCACGAGGCGCAATTGCGCGAACTGTTGCGAGGTATGGCTGCATTCGAGCGGGATGTGGTGCAGGTGATTGCACGACCGGTGCGTGACCCTTTTGGTGAATCCCGGGCCGCCTTGATTGGTGAGGATTTGAACGGTGCTGTCATTGAACTGACCCGTAGCGGCTGGCGTAATCCATTGGAGCAACCTCGCTCCAACCTGCAACGCGTGCGCTGGCAGCTCAGTGGTGAGCAATGGCAGCGCCGCTACTGGACCGTGCTGGATCAAGCACAAGACAGCCAGCCGCAGATACAGCAAGCGTTAACGGGGGTAACTGAGGTGCGCCTGCGGTACATGGATAAGGATCATAACTGGCAGGAAACTTGGCCTCCGCCCAACAGCAGCACTCAGGAATCCCTCACGCTGCTGCCACAAGCAATAGAGTTGCGTTTGCAACATGAGCGGTATGGCGAACTTTATAGGTTGATTCGCTTGCCCGAGGGCATACCGGAAAAAGCCCGTCAGGCGGGTGGCACTCCACCTGATGAGGAGTCCGGTGAGGCTCAGCCCGAGGTGCCGCAGACATGA
- the gspI gene encoding type II secretion system minor pseudopilin GspI — protein MRRARGFTLLEVLVALAIFALVAASVLKAGSGSLQTAARLEEKTLAMWVADNRLVEMQLSQEPVADGREQGDTELGGRRWQWMSEVKNTSEPDMRRVTLWVALYNPKELTTDIRERAVVSLSGFIGLAP, from the coding sequence ATGAGGCGTGCACGCGGTTTCACCTTGCTTGAGGTCTTGGTCGCACTGGCCATTTTTGCCCTAGTGGCCGCCAGTGTGCTTAAGGCTGGCAGCGGCAGTCTGCAAACCGCAGCCCGGCTTGAGGAAAAGACCTTGGCCATGTGGGTGGCGGATAATCGTCTGGTTGAAATGCAGCTGTCACAAGAGCCGGTTGCCGATGGCCGTGAGCAGGGCGATACCGAGCTGGGCGGCCGTCGTTGGCAATGGATGAGCGAAGTAAAGAATACCAGTGAGCCGGACATGCGCCGGGTTACTTTGTGGGTTGCACTGTACAACCCGAAAGAACTCACCACGGATATTAGGGAGCGTGCCGTGGTCAGCCTTAGTGGCTTTATCGGGCTGGCACCATGA
- the gspH gene encoding type II secretion system minor pseudopilin GspH, with the protein MSQRRTKNRGFTLIELLVVLVILGVLISLTAFSSGIAGPGRKLQGEAERLAGLIGVLAEEAVLDDQEYGLLLTPNTYQVLRYEPFKREWLPLPGKPYALPDWAELTMELEGAALALPEQEKKTAKPGKPVPQLLLLSSGEMSPFRLRVAERRPDGLRMQLVSDGFQLPKAELEQTTGARK; encoded by the coding sequence ATGAGCCAGCGGCGGACAAAAAACAGGGGATTTACCCTGATCGAGTTGCTGGTTGTGCTGGTGATTCTGGGCGTGCTGATTTCGCTGACAGCCTTTAGCAGCGGTATCGCCGGGCCGGGGCGTAAGCTGCAAGGGGAGGCTGAGCGCCTGGCAGGTTTGATAGGTGTACTGGCAGAGGAGGCCGTATTGGATGACCAGGAATATGGTTTGTTGTTAACGCCAAACACCTATCAGGTCTTACGTTACGAGCCCTTCAAGCGTGAGTGGCTACCTTTGCCCGGTAAACCCTATGCCTTACCGGACTGGGCCGAGCTGACCATGGAGCTGGAAGGGGCAGCGCTCGCGCTACCTGAGCAAGAGAAAAAAACGGCGAAGCCCGGCAAACCAGTACCACAGTTATTACTGCTGTCTAGCGGGGAAATGAGTCCTTTCCGGTTGCGTGTGGCAGAGCGCAGGCCGGATGGATTGCGTATGCAGTTGGTCAGCGACGGCTTCCAGTTGCCTAAGGCTGAGCTGGAGCAGACAACGGGAGCGCGCAAATGA
- the gspG gene encoding type II secretion system major pseudopilin GspG: MKKRQSGFTLIEIMVVVVILGILAALVVPQVMSRPDQAKVTAAQNDIRAIGAALDMYKLDNHAYPSTQQGLDALVKKPSGNPQPKNWNRDGYLKRLPIDPWGNPYQYLAPGTKGPFDLYSYGADGKEGGSDQDADIGNWDL, translated from the coding sequence ATGAAGAAACGTCAGAGCGGTTTTACCCTGATCGAAATCATGGTCGTGGTGGTCATCCTCGGCATCCTTGCAGCGTTGGTAGTTCCACAGGTGATGAGTCGCCCGGATCAAGCCAAGGTGACCGCCGCGCAGAACGATATCCGCGCCATTGGTGCAGCACTGGATATGTACAAACTCGACAACCACGCCTACCCAAGTACCCAGCAGGGGCTTGATGCGTTGGTGAAAAAGCCCAGTGGCAATCCGCAGCCGAAAAACTGGAACCGAGATGGCTACCTGAAGCGCCTGCCAATTGATCCGTGGGGTAACCCGTATCAGTACCTGGCGCCGGGCACTAAAGGTCCGTTTGATCTGTACTCCTACGGTGCCGACGGTAAAGAAGGCGGCAGCGATCAGGATGCTGATATCGGTAACTGGGATCTCTAA